In Methanobacterium sp. Maddingley MBC34, a genomic segment contains:
- a CDS encoding polyferredoxin, heterodixulfide reductase subunit A (PFAM: Methyl-viologen-reducing hydrogenase, delta subunit; Pyridine nucleotide-disulphide oxidoreductase), translated as MNENDFALNPAKENLRVGVFLCRCGGNISDNVDMEKLRSSLDATVVEEFENLCSINGRKLIRDSIIDKHLDRVVVAACSPITHEKTFQKYVKPLNPYLMQMANIREQCSWVHSDKGKATAKAISLTVAAIEKARYSEPIDPLLRRTKKSVAVIGGGISGISTALSLARQGIKTRIIEERSTIGGSMVKIGKVFSPEKLAEECAMCLLNPLVNEAVENKNIKILTKTKLLRAERKAGNFNLIVEKKPGFVKAERCIACGSCAEVCPVEVPNSWNENMTIRKAIYKSFPQAVPDVYTIDEENCIQCGTCQETCKMDAIDFSMETEVVPINVGSVIIATGHDRFELSKRPEYGYGRFPDVISQMELARITGVNGPTEGQLLRPSNGQVPKRVVMIQCVGSRDEKPDGNPYCSKVCCMVAMKHANVIKHYYPETEVIICYTDMRTPGMYEKYLRYGQNKGIKLIRGRAGEVTWKNDKLVVRVEESLEHSPLEIETDMVVLSEAMEPSEGTKKVGELLDVGLTEDMFIREIHPKIKPVNTDVEGIYVCGTAQGPKDITDSVSQANAAAAKVAELMNGDLEVDPFVATIDTSQCNLCNKCIDTCKYKAIYIQEDNMGIDPIACKGCGICLSQCPEEAISIMGNADEKLFGIISGVLKGKEEGERIILTFLDSVGYLAADNMGINKIPYPESIRIIKLPSSNRLMTKHILYAFQKGADGIFLGEYPDDLMYPHLKEKVKHLKDILEENNINPNRLTLHRVYIPYFRGLANKLTLFDQEISSLNQQYQKEDHSAKVLDEPLE; from the coding sequence TTGAATGAAAATGATTTTGCTTTAAACCCTGCCAAGGAAAATCTTCGGGTGGGTGTTTTCCTGTGCCGCTGTGGGGGTAACATCTCAGATAATGTGGACATGGAAAAACTTCGCTCATCTTTAGATGCCACAGTGGTGGAAGAATTCGAAAACTTATGCTCTATAAATGGCCGTAAACTCATCAGAGATTCAATTATAGACAAACACCTCGACCGGGTGGTTGTGGCGGCATGTTCCCCTATTACCCATGAGAAAACTTTCCAGAAATATGTAAAACCCTTAAATCCCTACCTGATGCAGATGGCCAACATCCGTGAGCAGTGCTCCTGGGTACATTCTGACAAAGGAAAAGCCACTGCCAAGGCCATTTCCCTAACAGTGGCTGCCATTGAAAAAGCTAGATATTCAGAACCCATTGACCCGTTACTGCGACGTACCAAAAAAAGTGTTGCGGTTATTGGTGGTGGGATCTCCGGAATTAGCACTGCTCTTTCACTGGCCCGGCAGGGAATAAAAACCAGGATCATTGAAGAGCGATCCACCATTGGCGGATCCATGGTAAAAATTGGAAAGGTCTTTTCTCCAGAAAAACTGGCAGAAGAATGTGCCATGTGCCTTTTAAACCCACTGGTTAACGAAGCTGTGGAAAACAAAAACATCAAAATTCTAACCAAAACCAAACTTTTAAGGGCCGAACGAAAGGCAGGGAACTTTAACTTAATAGTGGAAAAAAAACCCGGATTTGTAAAAGCAGAACGTTGCATTGCCTGCGGAAGCTGTGCTGAAGTATGTCCAGTGGAAGTGCCCAACTCATGGAATGAGAATATGACCATTCGCAAAGCCATATACAAATCATTCCCCCAGGCAGTTCCCGATGTGTATACTATTGACGAGGAAAACTGTATCCAGTGCGGAACCTGTCAGGAAACATGTAAAATGGATGCCATTGATTTTTCCATGGAAACAGAAGTCGTGCCAATCAACGTGGGATCGGTTATCATAGCCACAGGCCATGATAGGTTTGAATTGTCCAAAAGACCAGAATACGGATACGGGAGGTTCCCGGATGTGATTTCCCAGATGGAACTGGCACGGATCACCGGGGTAAATGGTCCCACCGAGGGGCAGTTACTGAGACCATCCAATGGCCAGGTTCCCAAGCGAGTGGTGATGATACAGTGTGTTGGCTCCCGTGATGAAAAACCAGATGGCAATCCTTACTGTTCCAAAGTCTGCTGTATGGTGGCCATGAAACATGCCAATGTCATAAAACATTACTACCCTGAAACCGAAGTCATAATCTGCTACACTGATATGAGAACTCCAGGAATGTACGAAAAATACCTCCGCTATGGACAGAATAAGGGTATTAAATTAATTCGTGGAAGAGCCGGGGAAGTCACCTGGAAAAATGATAAATTAGTGGTAAGGGTGGAAGAAAGCCTAGAGCACAGCCCACTGGAAATAGAAACAGACATGGTAGTTCTATCTGAGGCCATGGAGCCCTCTGAAGGAACCAAAAAGGTGGGAGAATTACTGGATGTTGGTCTAACCGAGGATATGTTCATTAGAGAGATCCATCCAAAAATAAAACCAGTCAACACAGATGTAGAGGGTATTTACGTTTGTGGAACAGCCCAGGGACCCAAAGACATTACGGACAGTGTTTCTCAGGCTAACGCTGCAGCGGCTAAGGTTGCAGAATTAATGAACGGTGACCTGGAGGTAGATCCCTTTGTGGCAACCATTGACACATCCCAGTGTAATTTATGCAACAAATGCATTGATACCTGTAAGTACAAGGCCATTTACATCCAGGAAGATAACATGGGCATTGACCCCATTGCCTGTAAGGGATGTGGTATCTGTCTTTCCCAGTGCCCTGAAGAAGCCATCAGTATCATGGGCAATGCTGATGAAAAGTTATTTGGTATTATTTCCGGTGTTCTTAAAGGAAAAGAAGAGGGAGAACGCATAATACTCACCTTCCTGGACAGTGTAGGATACCTGGCAGCAGACAACATGGGAATTAATAAGATACCCTACCCCGAATCCATTCGGATAATCAAACTCCCATCATCAAATCGTTTAATGACAAAACACATTTTATATGCATTCCAAAAGGGCGCTGATGGTATATTTTTAGGGGAATATCCTGATGATCTGATGTATCCCCATTTAAAAGAAAAAGTCAAACATTTAAAAGATATTCTGGAAGAGAATAATATAAATCCAAATCGTTTAACCCTTCATCGGGTTTACATACCTTACTTCAGAGGTTTGGCCAATAAATTAACCCTCTTTGATCAGGAAATTAGTTCTTTGAACCAGCAGTATCAGAAGGAAGATCATAGTGCGAAGGTTCTGGATGAACCTCTTGAATGA
- a CDS encoding heterodisulfide reductase, subunit B (PFAM: Cysteine-rich domain) → MKKIPDKNILLFKTCLVSVEYPGVETSTTFLFDKLGVGYHRDERQSCCTGLGHYYDLFDQLSTTALAARNFWVAKDSGNPNIAVMCATCYAILKKSAEILNEDDEAREKINELLEEADLGKMVYHKGDIDPHKNIFHAAEVLYNKRDRFKDHTQQLDFSQFNIATHHACHYCKVHYEDTICGVRHPVLLDELTASCGVDTMEWYDQKRLTCGAGFRQRFTNNELSLSVTAEKLMSLKENETDIMLHMCPNCQMQFDRYQPVIEKKLGEKFNIFHLNISQFLALNMGADPYKVVGIQTHTIPVEPLLKKLGIEPVKKPMAREKIKADH, encoded by the coding sequence ATGAAGAAAATTCCTGATAAAAATATTCTATTATTCAAAACCTGTTTGGTGAGTGTGGAGTATCCGGGTGTGGAAACATCAACTACATTCCTGTTTGATAAACTGGGAGTGGGATACCATCGAGATGAACGCCAATCCTGCTGTACTGGCCTGGGACATTATTACGATCTTTTTGACCAGCTTTCAACCACCGCTCTGGCTGCCAGGAACTTCTGGGTTGCAAAGGATTCTGGTAACCCCAACATAGCAGTGATGTGCGCAACCTGTTACGCTATCTTAAAAAAATCTGCTGAAATCCTGAATGAGGATGATGAAGCACGGGAAAAGATCAACGAACTATTAGAAGAAGCAGACCTGGGTAAAATGGTCTACCACAAGGGGGACATAGACCCCCATAAAAATATTTTCCATGCTGCCGAGGTTCTATACAATAAAAGAGATAGGTTCAAAGATCACACTCAGCAACTAGATTTCTCACAATTCAATATAGCCACCCATCACGCCTGCCATTACTGTAAAGTGCATTATGAAGACACCATATGCGGGGTTAGACACCCAGTACTCCTTGATGAGTTAACTGCTTCCTGTGGTGTGGATACTATGGAATGGTATGACCAGAAACGCCTTACATGTGGTGCTGGTTTCCGCCAGCGATTCACCAACAATGAACTTTCACTCAGTGTAACTGCTGAAAAACTCATGAGTCTTAAGGAAAATGAAACGGATATAATGCTGCACATGTGCCCCAACTGCCAGATGCAGTTTGACCGTTACCAGCCAGTTATTGAAAAGAAACTGGGTGAAAAATTCAATATATTCCACCTGAACATATCCCAATTTTTAGCTCTTAACATGGGCGCTGACCCATATAAAGTGGTGGGAATTCAGACCCACACCATCCCTGTGGAACCACTCCTAAAAAAACTGGGTATTGAACCAGTTAAAAAACCAATGGCAAGAGAAAAAATAAAGGCAGATCATTGA
- a CDS encoding hypothetical protein (PFAM: Dinitrogenase iron-molybdenum cofactor), with the protein MLTNDYKSSSPSSDGKYINQHFGMASQFLIFELDDDRTFKFIELRENKPTCSTEGHSELSMEKSVKLISDCQTVLAGQISSGAIDILLKKNINPYIAPTFIEDALEQLAGLKNEKK; encoded by the coding sequence GTGTTAACAAATGACTATAAAAGTAGCAGTCCCAGTAGCGATGGGAAGTACATCAACCAGCATTTTGGAATGGCTTCACAATTTTTGATTTTCGAATTAGATGATGATAGAACCTTTAAATTCATAGAGTTGAGGGAAAATAAGCCCACCTGCAGCACGGAAGGTCACAGTGAATTATCCATGGAAAAAAGTGTTAAATTAATATCTGACTGTCAGACAGTGCTTGCCGGCCAAATTAGTTCTGGAGCCATCGATATATTGTTAAAGAAGAATATAAACCCATACATAGCACCAACATTTATCGAAGATGCATTAGAACAATTGGCAGGACTTAAAAATGAAAAAAAATAA
- a CDS encoding choline dehydrogenase-like flavoprotein (PFAM: GMC oxidoreductase), translating to MGIKSEFGAYFISPHFSGQLVPLMAEKGFNAQNKDVVGLMVKIADEANGSLNEDGSITKPLTSSDQKLLTEGYDKAVEILTEIGVDPSSIVATPIRGAHPGGTAAMGKVVDRSLETEIKGLFIADASVIAQAPGDPQY from the coding sequence ATCTGAATTTGGAGCATACTTTATATCGCCACACTTCTCTGGCCAGCTGGTTCCATTAATGGCAGAAAAAGGTTTCAATGCCCAGAATAAAGATGTGGTGGGTTTAATGGTTAAGATTGCAGATGAGGCCAATGGTTCCCTAAACGAGGATGGTTCCATTACCAAACCTTTGACCAGTTCTGATCAGAAACTCCTAACTGAAGGATATGATAAAGCTGTGGAAATACTCACTGAGATAGGTGTGGATCCATCTTCAATTGTGGCCACACCCATTAGAGGAGCACATCCAGGTGGTACTGCAGCTATGGGTAAGGTAGTGGACCGATCCCTGGAAACTGAGATAAAGGGTCTTTTTATTGCTGATGCCAGTGTTATAGCCCAGGCACCAGGCGACCCCCAATATTAA
- a CDS encoding heterodisulfide reductase, subunit C, which translates to MRTLKLNEDSSKLANEVIGDLKASPSLELFKCIQCGMCTSLCPGARYSDYNPREMVKRVLDGDESVVFDDNIWNCFYCYTCNSVCPANNSASVVNQILRQMAINKGEQTERLAAFLTYGDSFLEIGIGSIPAAFFDVLVKDFGPEWLDLKMNLDSVRKDLGLGTVTLPEESIKEIDEILNVTGFTKKMGKIRGSK; encoded by the coding sequence ATGAGAACTCTTAAGCTTAATGAAGATTCATCTAAACTTGCCAATGAGGTAATTGGAGATTTAAAAGCATCACCCTCTCTTGAACTGTTTAAATGCATTCAGTGCGGAATGTGCACTTCACTATGTCCTGGAGCGCGTTACAGTGATTACAACCCCCGGGAAATGGTTAAAAGGGTGCTGGATGGGGATGAAAGTGTTGTATTTGATGATAATATATGGAACTGTTTCTACTGTTACACCTGTAACAGTGTTTGCCCCGCCAACAACAGTGCCAGTGTGGTGAACCAAATATTAAGGCAAATGGCAATTAATAAAGGTGAACAAACAGAGAGACTTGCTGCATTTTTAACATATGGCGATAGTTTCCTAGAGATTGGAATAGGTTCTATTCCTGCAGCATTTTTTGATGTGCTAGTCAAAGACTTTGGACCGGAATGGCTTGATCTTAAAATGAACCTGGATAGCGTGCGAAAGGACTTGGGGCTGGGAACAGTTACACTACCTGAAGAATCCATTAAAGAAATAGATGAAATTCTCAATGTAACAGGATTCACAAAGAAAATGGGGAAAATAAGGGGATCCAAATGA
- a CDS encoding hypothetical protein (PFAM: Dinitrogenase iron-molybdenum cofactor) produces the protein MPIKVAAASSDGKLVNQHFGKAQKFLIFEIKDNGEQEFIELRETDPRCGGDPDIKEKTIDLISDCDFLLVSQIGPGAQKKLLSRGVQPLIMPVFIEDALEKLYSLMQDE, from the coding sequence ATGCCAATAAAAGTAGCTGCAGCCAGTAGCGATGGGAAACTTGTTAATCAACATTTTGGAAAGGCACAGAAATTCCTGATATTTGAAATAAAAGATAATGGAGAACAGGAATTCATTGAACTTAGAGAAACAGACCCTCGATGTGGTGGAGATCCTGATATAAAAGAAAAAACAATCGATTTAATTTCAGACTGTGATTTCCTGCTAGTGAGTCAGATTGGGCCCGGTGCCCAGAAAAAACTGTTAAGTAGAGGAGTTCAGCCTCTGATCATGCCTGTTTTTATTGAAGATGCTCTGGAAAAATTGTATTCACTAATGCAAGATGAATAA